A genomic window from Sporosarcina sp. Marseille-Q4063 includes:
- a CDS encoding heptaprenylglyceryl phosphate synthase, whose amino-acid sequence MDITSWRHAFKLDPAKTITNEELELLAESGTDGIIVGGTDGVTLDNVLDLLVRIRRYSVPLALEVSTVESVTPGFDYYFIPTVLNSTKTEWINGIHHEALREYGHMMDWDEIITEGYCILNPDCKAAQLTGVTKVPDEEDIIAYARMTEHLFKLPVFYMEYSGMYGDPEIVRAAARILENTKLFYGGGIQNARDAEEMAQIADTVIVGNVIYENFKHALSTVKAVKSVSITEQ is encoded by the coding sequence ATGGACATCACTTCATGGCGTCATGCCTTTAAATTAGATCCCGCTAAAACAATAACGAATGAAGAACTTGAACTTCTTGCAGAATCTGGAACAGACGGTATCATCGTCGGCGGAACGGACGGCGTAACGCTTGATAATGTACTGGACTTGCTCGTTCGGATTAGACGTTATTCAGTTCCACTTGCCCTCGAAGTGTCGACTGTAGAATCGGTTACACCAGGGTTCGATTATTATTTCATTCCAACGGTGTTAAACTCTACGAAAACTGAGTGGATTAACGGTATTCATCACGAAGCGCTTCGTGAATATGGCCATATGATGGATTGGGACGAAATCATAACAGAAGGCTACTGCATTTTAAATCCTGACTGCAAAGCTGCGCAGTTGACAGGCGTAACGAAAGTTCCTGATGAGGAAGATATTATTGCTTATGCGCGAATGACGGAACATCTTTTTAAATTACCCGTCTTTTATATGGAATACAGCGGCATGTACGGTGATCCGGAAATCGTCCGGGCGGCAGCACGAATTCTTGAAAACACAAAGTTATTTTACGGCGGCGGCATTCAAAATGCGCGCGATGCCGAGGAAATGGCTCAAATTGCCGACACGGTTATTGTTGGAAACGTGATCTATGAGAATTTCAAACATGCACTATCAACGGTCAAAGCCGTTAAATCAGTTTCCATCACTGAACAATAA
- a CDS encoding YerC/YecD family TrpR-related protein: MQLNKIRGHQTDQLFKAILELETIEECYEFFDDLCTISEMQSLSQRLDVAQMLNMKKTYDTIQNDTGASTATISRVRRCVDYGSGGYNKILSRLYPINDEEN, from the coding sequence ATGCAACTAAACAAAATACGCGGGCATCAAACAGACCAACTATTTAAAGCAATCCTTGAATTAGAAACAATTGAGGAATGCTATGAGTTTTTTGATGATCTTTGTACAATCAGCGAGATGCAATCACTTTCACAAAGACTTGATGTCGCACAAATGCTAAATATGAAGAAGACGTACGATACGATTCAAAACGACACGGGCGCAAGCACCGCAACAATTTCACGCGTTCGACGTTGCGTTGACTACGGCTCCGGCGGTTACAATAAAATACTAAGTCGTCTTTATCCAATAAACGATGAAGAAAACTAA